One stretch of Chryseobacterium fluminis DNA includes these proteins:
- a CDS encoding SpvB/TcaC N-terminal domain-containing protein: MEKVSISGASLPGGGGAIKGIGETFQPNSFSGTAAYTIPVPITTGRGLAPSLSLAYNSGSGNSIFGVGWDVEIPEFTIRTEKGIPKYDGTDIFLFSGKELVPKENATRTEIDQQGDIWSIRIYFPRVEDDYSRIEYHKNQTTDESFWRTFATNNTVSEYGSVPEARVADPDNAARIFSWQIVSITDPKGNKVQFRYQRENDQETGVLNRGAFTRNYIDRIFYGNYYNTSKEEKFAFEVIFDYGSHELDNLTTTAADPYAEVRPSACRPDPFSSFRSGFELRTYRRCQNILLFHHFENENNGNPFLVSRLQLAYYDTTDYSKVPDQTAVISCLKKVTITGCRIQSDGSYELLAKPDLELTFSVFDVAPTATFSTLTVADDGTIPGNLDAGDFLPVDLNGAGLPGILYTRDSGSLYYNPKGSGHYSEPETVPDFAVGDSGVITDLQGNGIKDLMVSSPPGYYSNTGQGWEPFQPFEQYPSALAVTESVDLSGNGKSDFLVII, encoded by the coding sequence ATGGAAAAAGTATCGATCTCTGGTGCTTCCCTGCCCGGTGGAGGAGGAGCAATAAAAGGAATAGGCGAAACATTTCAGCCCAATTCATTTTCAGGAACCGCCGCCTATACAATCCCGGTTCCCATAACGACTGGCCGTGGGTTAGCGCCGTCCCTTTCGTTGGCTTACAATTCCGGATCGGGTAACAGTATCTTTGGCGTAGGCTGGGATGTCGAAATCCCCGAATTTACAATTCGAACCGAAAAAGGAATCCCCAAATATGACGGAACCGATATTTTTCTCTTTTCCGGAAAAGAACTGGTACCTAAAGAAAATGCGACCCGCACCGAAATTGATCAACAAGGTGATATATGGAGTATTCGTATTTATTTTCCACGTGTGGAAGATGATTATTCCCGTATCGAATATCATAAAAACCAAACCACCGATGAGAGCTTCTGGCGTACATTCGCAACCAATAATACGGTATCGGAATACGGATCGGTTCCCGAAGCGCGTGTTGCCGATCCCGATAATGCGGCCCGGATCTTTAGCTGGCAAATCGTTTCGATAACCGATCCCAAAGGAAATAAAGTTCAGTTTCGGTACCAACGGGAAAACGATCAGGAAACAGGAGTATTAAACCGAGGCGCCTTTACACGAAATTATATTGACCGTATTTTTTACGGCAATTATTACAATACTTCTAAAGAAGAAAAATTTGCCTTCGAAGTTATTTTTGACTACGGATCGCATGAACTGGATAATTTAACAACAACTGCGGCCGACCCCTATGCTGAGGTACGTCCGTCGGCATGCCGACCGGATCCGTTTTCTTCGTTTAGGAGTGGCTTCGAACTGCGCACTTATCGCAGGTGCCAAAATATACTGCTGTTTCATCATTTTGAAAACGAAAACAACGGAAATCCCTTTCTGGTAAGCCGTTTGCAACTTGCCTATTATGATACAACAGATTATAGTAAGGTACCGGATCAGACCGCAGTGATCTCCTGCCTGAAAAAGGTAACCATTACAGGATGTAGAATTCAAAGTGACGGCAGTTACGAGTTATTAGCAAAACCGGATCTGGAGCTTACTTTTTCGGTATTTGATGTGGCACCAACTGCAACGTTTAGTACGTTAACTGTTGCAGATGATGGGACTATTCCCGGAAACCTCGATGCAGGCGATTTCCTTCCGGTTGATTTAAACGGCGCCGGCTTACCCGGCATTTTATATACCCGCGATAGCGGATCGTTGTATTATAATCCGAAAGGAAGCGGCCATTATTCCGAACCGGAAACCGTACCTGATTTTGCCGTGGGCGATTCGGGTGTCATTACCGATTTACAGGGTAATGGAATTAAAGACCTGATGGTAAGCAGTCCACCCGGATATTATTCCAATACCGGACAAGGCTGGGAACCGTTCCAACCGTTTGAACAATATCCAAGTGCATTGGCCGTAACGGAATCGGTGGATTTGAGCGGGAATGGTAAATCGGATTTTCTGGTGATTATCTGA